One bacterium genomic window carries:
- a CDS encoding KH domain-containing protein, protein METDQQFVDYVVKQLVNNPDKVETIRTVDDMGVLITVKVDPSDMGYLIGRQGQTARAVRTLLKVVGAKNNARVNFKIEEPEGSTHSSRKSNDAPSSAQASAQDDDDIDLNLDL, encoded by the coding sequence ATGGAAACCGACCAGCAGTTCGTGGACTACGTGGTCAAGCAGCTCGTCAACAATCCGGACAAGGTGGAGACCATCCGGACGGTAGACGACATGGGCGTCCTCATCACCGTGAAGGTAGACCCATCCGACATGGGGTACCTCATTGGTCGTCAGGGACAGACCGCGCGCGCGGTGCGCACCCTCCTCAAGGTGGTAGGCGCAAAGAACAACGCTCGCGTGAACTTCAAGATCGAGGAACCGGAGGGCTCAACCCATAGTTCGCGCAAGTCGAACGATGCTCCGTCATCCGCGCAGGCATCCGCACAGGACGATGACGACATAGACCTCAATCTCGACCTCTAA
- the trmD gene encoding tRNA (guanosine(37)-N1)-methyltransferase TrmD translates to MYVIDIVTIFPEIVAPYLNASIMARAQDKRRVRFGIHDLRQWAEGKHRQVDDAPFGGGPGMVMMVEPFARALRALKAPSRTLRVASAKRNKTRVVLTSAKGALFTQRDAERYATHYNRLVILCGRYEGVDERVAMHLADEEVSVGPYVLTGGELPALTIADAVTRLIPGVLGDPASLADESYQLQSNRKSKIENLQFLEYPQYTRPADFSPKRGVHWCVPDILLTGDHAAIAAWREAHRASRDA, encoded by the coding sequence ATGTACGTAATCGACATCGTCACCATCTTCCCCGAAATCGTCGCGCCGTACCTCAACGCCTCGATCATGGCGCGCGCGCAGGACAAACGACGCGTGCGGTTTGGCATCCATGATCTCCGACAGTGGGCGGAGGGGAAGCATCGGCAGGTGGACGATGCGCCGTTCGGCGGTGGACCCGGGATGGTGATGATGGTCGAGCCGTTCGCACGCGCGCTCCGTGCACTCAAGGCCCCGAGCCGCACCCTCCGCGTCGCAAGCGCAAAGCGAAACAAGACACGCGTCGTCCTCACGAGCGCGAAGGGTGCGCTCTTCACGCAGCGCGATGCGGAGCGGTACGCGACACACTACAACCGACTCGTCATCCTCTGCGGCCGCTACGAGGGCGTGGACGAGCGCGTCGCGATGCACCTCGCAGATGAAGAGGTGAGCGTCGGACCCTACGTCCTCACCGGCGGCGAACTCCCCGCGCTCACGATCGCGGATGCCGTCACGCGCCTCATCCCCGGCGTCCTCGGCGATCCCGCATCACTTGCGGACGAGAGCTACCAACTGCAGTCCAATCGAAAATCGAAAATCGAAAATCTGCAATTCCTCGAGTATCCTCAATACACGCGACCCGCGGACTTCTCGCCCAAGCGCGGCGTCCACTGGTGCGTTCCGGACATCCTCCTCACGGGCGACCACGCGGCAATTGCGGCGTGGCGCGAGGCGCATCGTGCATCGCGCGATGCCTGA